The following coding sequences lie in one Eubacterium ventriosum genomic window:
- a CDS encoding ABC transporter ATP-binding protein, with protein sequence MENNMTQKQALMELLKRIKKYWHLLIGSLLFALVYVVLSLYVPKLIGLGTDKIVSKGNVDFQGLERIAVQIAVIAAIAGIAQWIMGLLNNRITYHVIKDIRQESFERIQKLPLAYLDTHSTGSLVSSIIADVDQLADGLLMGFSNLFTGVVTIVLTIVFMLQINWKIALVVICITPVSFFVAGFIAKRTYSMFRKQSEIRGSQTAFIDEMISGQKVVKAFGQEEKAVQDFDEINDELAKYYLKGTFFSSITNPSTRFVNNIVYAGVAISGGLVAIMTGGITVGGLATILSYANQYTKPFNEISGVVTELQNAIACGAKIFSLINQEKEIDVEESENQLQNIEVGKVDINDVDFSYVPDRKLIENLNLHVKPGQRIAIVGPTGCGKTTIINLLMRFYDVDKGSITIDGKDIRDISRKNLRSSYGMVLQETWLRNTTVRENIAFGKPDATDEEIENAAKASYAHNFIKRLPNGYDTVIGEDGGSLSQGQKQLLCIARVMLCLPPMLILDEATSSIDTRTEVKIQDAFSKMMEGRTTFIVAHRLSTIKEADVILVMKDGKIIEQGNHEELLEKRGFYYKLYNS encoded by the coding sequence ATGGAAAATAATATGACGCAAAAACAGGCCCTTATGGAATTGTTAAAAAGAATAAAAAAATATTGGCATTTGTTAATAGGTTCATTATTGTTTGCCCTGGTTTATGTTGTTTTGTCACTTTATGTACCAAAACTAATTGGTTTAGGAACTGACAAAATAGTATCAAAAGGCAATGTTGACTTTCAGGGATTAGAGAGAATAGCAGTGCAGATAGCTGTAATCGCTGCAATTGCAGGAATTGCCCAGTGGATTATGGGACTGTTAAACAACAGAATCACATATCACGTGATTAAAGACATTCGTCAGGAAAGTTTTGAGAGAATACAGAAACTTCCTTTGGCTTACTTGGATACACATTCAACAGGTAGTCTTGTAAGTAGTATAATTGCGGACGTAGACCAGTTAGCAGACGGCTTACTTATGGGATTTTCAAATTTGTTTACAGGTGTTGTCACAATTGTTTTAACAATTGTTTTTATGTTACAGATTAACTGGAAAATTGCGTTGGTTGTTATTTGTATTACACCTGTATCGTTTTTTGTGGCGGGATTTATTGCAAAGCGTACGTATTCAATGTTTAGAAAACAGTCTGAAATAAGGGGTAGCCAGACAGCGTTTATTGATGAAATGATAAGCGGTCAGAAAGTTGTTAAGGCTTTTGGACAGGAAGAAAAAGCCGTTCAGGATTTTGATGAAATCAACGATGAATTGGCAAAATATTATTTGAAGGGAACTTTCTTTTCATCAATAACAAATCCAAGTACAAGATTTGTCAACAATATAGTTTACGCCGGAGTTGCAATAAGTGGCGGCCTTGTGGCAATTATGACAGGAGGAATTACTGTAGGTGGACTTGCAACAATCTTAAGTTATGCCAACCAGTACACAAAGCCTTTTAACGAGATTTCAGGTGTTGTTACGGAACTTCAAAATGCCATTGCCTGTGGTGCAAAAATCTTTTCGCTTATTAATCAGGAAAAAGAGATTGATGTGGAAGAAAGTGAAAATCAGCTCCAGAATATTGAGGTAGGCAAAGTTGACATTAATGATGTTGATTTTTCTTATGTGCCGGATAGAAAATTAATCGAAAACTTAAATCTACACGTAAAGCCTGGTCAGAGAATTGCAATTGTTGGACCGACAGGTTGTGGAAAAACTACAATCATAAATCTTTTGATGAGATTTTATGATGTGGACAAAGGTTCAATTACAATAGATGGAAAAGATATACGAGACATATCAAGAAAGAATTTAAGAAGCTCTTATGGAATGGTTCTTCAGGAAACATGGCTTAGAAATACTACGGTAAGAGAAAACATCGCTTTTGGAAAGCCTGATGCAACTGATGAAGAAATAGAAAATGCAGCAAAAGCAAGCTATGCACATAACTTTATTAAGCGTTTGCCAAATGGATATGATACAGTAATAGGTGAAGACGGAGGCAGTCTTTCACAGGGACAGAAACAGTTATTGTGTATAGCCCGTGTAATGTTATGTCTGCCACCAATGCTAATACTTGATGAAGCCACATCTTCAATTGATACAAGAACAGAAGTAAAGATTCAGGACGCATTTTCAAAAATGATGGAAGGCAGAACTACATTTATTGTAGCCCATAGACTTTCAACAATAAAAGAAGCAGACGTAATTCTTGTAATGAAGGATGGAAAAATAATCGAGCAGGGAAATCACGAAGAACTGCTTGAAAAGAGAGGGTTTTACTATAAACTTTATAATAGCTAA
- a CDS encoding oligosaccharide flippase family protein → MLNKNPIIKGTIILTIASLLSRIIGFLYRIFLSNLIGAKGMGVFQLIFPVLVFCIALSCGGIQIAVSRFVAESKSRKECFLVLISSIIMSLSLSFITLGVLYFFAEPVSLFIIKNKSCTELLKYASFTIPLATFHACITGYYLGFKKTFVPAWSGVVEQIAKVISLFILWLVWVEKGFSITPIIAVYSMVISELCGVIFCLIAIFGERFFAFKISEIFSVMKKMFSVSYVLTLNKIMLTFLQTLEAVIFPTVLLKSGLSLSDSLSIYGILTGMALPVVTFPSAINTSVSTMLLPTIAGANSGNDVSGIKKTTEYSIWFSMITGIFCVGVFLFYGDFIGTNIFRQPLAGEYIMILAWLCPFLYLSITLGSILHGLGLTNAAFIHNVIGVVIRLASLWFGVPVFGVEGYLIGLLISNLVVTLLHSFYIHKYVDFNFSAIDNIIKPTLWIAIGLIMGKLVSFIFSFADCKGLVFCIFSAGISGVIIVMVFGYFVWRESVNLKQYKNGV, encoded by the coding sequence ATGCTTAACAAAAATCCAATTATTAAAGGCACTATTATTCTCACCATAGCTAGTCTTTTAAGCAGAATAATAGGTTTCTTATATAGAATATTCCTTTCTAACCTAATAGGTGCTAAAGGTATGGGAGTTTTTCAATTAATTTTTCCTGTACTTGTTTTTTGCATTGCCCTAAGTTGCGGTGGAATCCAAATTGCTGTTTCACGCTTTGTTGCTGAAAGCAAAAGTAGAAAGGAATGTTTTCTTGTGCTTATCAGCAGTATTATTATGTCACTTAGTCTTTCTTTTATTACCTTGGGAGTTTTGTATTTTTTCGCTGAGCCTGTTTCTTTATTTATTATAAAAAACAAAAGTTGTACTGAGCTGTTGAAATACGCCTCTTTCACTATTCCACTTGCCACTTTTCACGCCTGCATAACGGGTTATTATTTAGGTTTCAAAAAAACTTTTGTTCCAGCCTGGTCAGGTGTTGTTGAGCAGATTGCAAAAGTTATTTCACTTTTTATTTTATGGCTTGTATGGGTTGAAAAAGGTTTTTCCATTACTCCTATAATTGCAGTTTATTCTATGGTTATTTCTGAATTGTGCGGGGTTATTTTTTGTTTGATTGCAATATTTGGTGAACGTTTTTTTGCTTTTAAGATATCTGAAATATTTTCCGTAATGAAGAAAATGTTTTCTGTTTCTTATGTTTTGACTTTGAACAAAATAATGCTTACTTTTTTACAGACTTTGGAAGCTGTTATTTTTCCAACTGTACTTTTAAAAAGCGGGTTATCCCTGTCCGATTCTTTAAGTATTTATGGAATTTTAACCGGAATGGCCCTTCCGGTGGTTACTTTTCCTTCTGCCATAAACACTTCCGTTTCCACTATGTTGCTTCCTACCATAGCAGGTGCAAATTCCGGAAACGACGTTTCAGGCATAAAAAAAACAACAGAATATTCTATTTGGTTTTCTATGATTACGGGGATTTTCTGTGTTGGTGTTTTTCTTTTTTATGGCGATTTTATTGGAACAAATATTTTCAGGCAGCCTCTTGCCGGCGAATACATAATGATTCTTGCCTGGCTTTGCCCTTTTCTCTATCTTTCCATTACACTTGGCTCCATCTTACACGGGCTGGGGCTTACTAATGCTGCCTTTATTCACAATGTTATTGGGGTTGTAATACGACTTGCCTCACTATGGTTCGGAGTTCCTGTTTTTGGGGTAGAAGGGTATCTGATTGGCTTGCTTATAAGTAATCTTGTTGTGACTTTGTTACATAGTTTTTATATTCATAAATATGTGGATTTTAACTTTTCGGCAATTGACAATATTATAAAGCCTACACTTTGGATTGCAATTGGTCTGATAATGGGAAAATTAGTTTCATTCATATTTAGTTTTGCTGATTGCAAGGGATTAGTTTTTTGTATTTTTTCCGCAGGAATAAGCGGAGTGATAATAGTGATGGTGTTTGGATATTTTGTATGGCGTGAGAGTGTAAATTTAAAACAGTATAAAAATGGAGTATAA
- a CDS encoding cysteine desulfurase family protein — translation MIYLDNAATTKICEKAVKAMEPYLKEEYGNPSGIYSIGRKTREQVEKVRWTIAKSLNCKPENIFFTSGGTESDNWVLDNGAYLGNHIITSKIEHHAILNKCKQLENEGIKVTYVDVDKNGFVDMEQIKTDYKDGFENPVRTSLVSIMLANNEIGTIEPIRNIAMVAHRKGVLFHTDAVQAFGHIPIDVNYLGVDMLSASSHKFNGPKGVGFLYVRNPKEMMPLIYGGGQEKGKRGGTENVAGIIGMGAAVEDSMRNMSARYNKEKNLRDYMVKRILGEIPNVSLNGHYTNRLPGNASFTFDGINGTSLVVIMDEEGVCISAGSACAASAEKPSHVISALGIPKEKAYGTIRITIGHENTRKEIDYTVEKLKASVKELRAKS, via the coding sequence ATGATTTATTTAGATAACGCAGCTACCACAAAAATATGTGAAAAAGCTGTTAAAGCAATGGAACCTTATTTAAAAGAAGAATATGGCAATCCGTCAGGAATTTATTCCATAGGAAGAAAGACAAGGGAGCAGGTTGAAAAGGTAAGATGGACAATTGCAAAATCGTTAAACTGCAAACCTGAAAATATTTTTTTTACTTCAGGGGGAACCGAGTCGGACAATTGGGTTTTGGACAACGGCGCATATTTAGGTAATCACATTATAACGTCAAAAATAGAGCATCACGCTATTTTAAATAAATGCAAACAGCTTGAAAATGAAGGAATAAAAGTCACATATGTAGACGTTGACAAAAACGGTTTTGTGGATATGGAGCAAATTAAAACTGATTACAAAGACGGATTTGAAAATCCTGTGAGAACTTCGCTGGTTTCGATTATGTTAGCAAACAATGAAATCGGAACAATTGAGCCTATTAGAAATATAGCAATGGTGGCACATAGGAAAGGAGTTCTGTTTCATACTGATGCAGTTCAGGCTTTTGGACACATACCAATAGACGTAAATTATCTTGGAGTGGATATGCTTAGTGCCAGCAGTCACAAATTTAACGGCCCTAAAGGCGTAGGTTTTCTTTACGTGAGAAATCCAAAGGAAATGATGCCTTTGATTTATGGCGGCGGTCAGGAAAAGGGCAAAAGAGGTGGAACGGAAAATGTGGCCGGAATAATAGGAATGGGGGCGGCAGTTGAAGATTCTATGAGAAATATGAGTGCCCGCTACAATAAAGAGAAAAATCTAAGAGATTATATGGTAAAAAGAATACTTGGAGAAATTCCAAACGTAAGTCTAAACGGTCATTACACAAACAGACTTCCGGGCAACGCAAGTTTTACTTTTGATGGCATAAATGGAACATCTCTGGTAGTAATAATGGATGAAGAAGGAGTGTGTATTTCTGCCGGCTCAGCCTGTGCTGCATCAGCAGAAAAGCCGTCCCACGTAATAAGCGCCCTTGGAATACCGAAAGAAAAAGCCTATGGAACAATTCGAATAACCATAGGCCATGAAAATACAAGAAAAGAAATCGATTACACCGTTGAAAAATTAAAAGCCAGTGTGAAAGAACTAAGAGCAAAAAGCTGA
- a CDS encoding histidinol-phosphatase HisJ family protein, protein MFSDYHVHSSFSFDSEESPRAIVEKAIALGMKQICFTDHQDFNWPIKGESPYIDFPKYFEVLNSLRNEYSSKINILKGVELGLTSDNFSLCHKFLDSYDFDFVIGSCHIVDQMDPYYAEFWKGKNDRDCFELYFKTLLDSLKFFIGRNTCTTPRTVNTLGHLDYIVRYSPNKDNNYSVADYIDVIDEILKMIIENDIKLEINTSNFSKGFDFPNPHTDIIRRYKELGGLYVTVGSDAHKAQFIGSGFDLVEKIVEKYKLKVFTI, encoded by the coding sequence ATGTTTTCAGATTACCATGTACACAGCAGTTTTTCTTTTGATTCCGAGGAATCTCCTAGGGCTATTGTTGAGAAAGCCATTGCTCTTGGCATGAAACAGATTTGTTTTACTGACCATCAGGACTTTAATTGGCCAATTAAGGGGGAATCGCCTTATATTGATTTTCCCAAATATTTTGAAGTTTTGAATTCTTTAAGGAATGAATATTCTTCCAAAATCAATATTTTAAAAGGTGTTGAGCTGGGGCTTACTTCTGACAATTTTTCTTTGTGCCATAAATTTCTTGATTCCTACGATTTTGATTTTGTCATTGGCTCCTGTCATATTGTTGACCAAATGGATCCTTATTATGCAGAGTTTTGGAAAGGAAAAAATGACCGTGACTGTTTTGAACTTTATTTTAAAACTTTGTTGGATTCCTTGAAATTTTTTATAGGAAGAAACACTTGCACCACTCCCCGCACTGTCAACACTCTCGGGCATTTGGATTACATTGTCCGCTACAGTCCTAACAAGGATAATAATTACAGTGTGGCTGATTACATTGATGTTATAGATGAGATTTTGAAAATGATTATTGAAAATGATATTAAGTTGGAAATTAACACTTCAAACTTTTCTAAAGGATTTGATTTCCCAAATCCACACACGGATATAATTAGAAGATACAAGGAACTTGGTGGGCTTTATGTTACCGTAGGTTCCGATGCTCACAAAGCCCAATTTATTGGTTCCGGTTTTGATTTGGTTGAAAAAATCGTTGAAAAATATAAATTAAAAGTTTTTACTATTTAA